A single region of the Canis lupus familiaris isolate Mischka breed German Shepherd chromosome 35, alternate assembly UU_Cfam_GSD_1.0, whole genome shotgun sequence genome encodes:
- the LOC102156009 gene encoding uncharacterized protein LOC102156009 isoform X1 has product MKGGSCKLPERKQERRHLKGWDERAPSLRTRGSLRRSRGVPATAASNPNRARDPSARAPPAKCARAPRFPSPSPWRLLRHRSAEREFQGESGRCETGTRGPAAGTSSRGREEGADAGPRDHRHQQAVAGSGFSAGKSRQRNRKQCSRLLHGSGQLLKLLPSCAHSGWKKKEGQRLILVLELAISEAPMGCLEASKEEAMASRRGRSRPVLEALQEEPDHTRWAPDGSA; this is encoded by the exons ATGAAGGGAGGATCCTGCAAGCTTCCAGAGAGGAAACAGGAAAGGCGGCATCTCAAGGGCTGGGACGAGAGGGCACCCTCCCTGCGGACACGGGGAAGCCTGAGACGCAGCCGCGGTGTCCCGGCCACCGCTGCCTCGAACCCAAACCGCGCAAGGGACCCCAGCGCCCGGGCGCCGCCAGCCAAGTGCGCGCGGGCGCCCAGGTTCCCAAGTCCTTCTCCCTGGAGGCTTCTGAGGCATCGTTCCGCAGAACGGGAATTCCAGGGAGAAAGCGGAAGATGTGAAACCGGGACTAGGGGACCCGCCGCAGGGACGAGTTCCAGGGGGCGTGAGGAGGGGGCAGACGCGGGGCCCCGCGACCACAGACATCAGCAAGCGGTTGCCGGCTCAGGATTCAGCGCAGGGAAGAGCCGGCAGAGAAACAGGAAGCAG TGTTCAAGATTGCTTCATGGTTCAGGACAGCTGCTCAAGCTCCTACCATCCTGTGCACATTCCGgctggaagaagaaggaaggacaaaGGTTAATCCTAGTGTTAGAACTGGCAATTAGTGAGGCTCCAATGGGATGCCTGGAGGCCAGCAAGGAAGAGGCCATGGCCAGCCGTCGGGGAAGGTCCAGGCCTGTCCTGGAAGCACTCCAGGAGGAGCCAGATCATACCAGATGGGCCCCAGATGGCAGCGCTTGA